The sequence CGCTCGCGCTGGTTGTCGGCCTCGAGCTTGGCGATCTGCAGCGATTCCTCGCGGTTGCGCAGCCGCGCCGCCGAGCCGATGCCGGTCGCCGCCGCGATGGCGAACATCAGCACGAACAGGAATTCCTTGGCGGTGGTCTGCGACTTCTCGTGCGCCCCGCCAGTGCGGCCGGGCTGTAGCCGAACTTGAGCTGGATCGTCCGCTCGCCGTTGCCGCCCGTCTCGCTGGCTTGCGCGCCGGCCTCGAAGCCCTCGCGGAACTCGCCCCAGGCGCCGCGCCAGTCGAGCGCCAAGGCCAGGATGGCCAGCACCAGCAGGATCGACAGCAGGGTGCGCCAGCGCTCCAAGCGGCGGAAACCGATCCACAGCAGCCAGGTGACGGCCGGAATGGCGGCCAGCACGACCGCCGACTTCAGCCAGTAGGCCGACATCCCGGCGTCGAGGTTGCCGCCGTTGGAGACGTCGAGCGCAGCCCAGATCATGCCCAGCAGCAGCGACCCCCACAGCAGCAGGTGCAGCCAGCCCAGCGCGGTGGCCAGCAGGCCGACGCGCCGCCGCCACGGGTGCGCCGCCGGCAGGCCGAGCCAGAACCGCCACAGCCGCAATGCCACGGCGTAGAACAGCGCCGTCGTCGCGCCCCAGCCGATGAAGGCGACGTAGAGCGGGCGCGGCTTGGGCACCAGCAGCTTGACCAGCGGCAGGCCGACCACGGCGGCCAGCATGGCCAGCAGCAGCGCATAGCTGGCCCAGACCAGCCAGCTGCGGCTGCGGGAAGGGGCCGGCGGCGGCAGGCCGGCGGTTGCGGGATGGGGAGGAACGGGAAGCATCGCGGATTTCCTTCGGCGGATCGTGGCACGGTGACGCTCGCACTCTAGGGTGCCGCGCCGGCGCGGGCAGCCGCATTGCGATCGAGCCAGGGCATGGAGCGACGAACGACGAAACCGCAGCACCCAGTTCCGGCGGAGGCGCATGATGCCACCGGCCGCGGCCGGCCGGGGAGCGGCGGCCGGGACCGGCGAACGGGCCGGCGCGGCCTCCGGACGAGGGCACGCCTGTAGGAGCGGCTTCAGCCGCGAATGGCAACCGTGCAACGAAGGGAGGCGCAGGGGAATGGCGGCCGTGCCGGAACTGCCGGCGAGGCCGCTACGGGCAGCGGCGCCGCGCGTAGCCATTCGCGGCTGAAGCCGCTCCTACACGGATGGAATGGCGAGGAGCGCTGCCCGGGCGGCCGCTCAATCGTCGAGCAGCACCTCGCCGTTCGGCCCCCACCTCACCTGGGTGATGCCCGGCGATTCCGCTTCGAGCCGCGCCAGCAACGCCTCATGGTGCGACACCTTGGCCTGCTGGGCGCGCACCAGGTCGGCCAGGCGGCGGTTCTCCATCAGCAGCCGGCGCGTCTCCAGGCCCTGCAGCAGCGCGTGCCGGAGCTCGCCCTCGTGCCAGGGCTTGGCGACGAAGCGGAAGATCTGCGCCTCGTTGATCGCGCCGATCATGCCTTCCATGTCGGCGAAGCCGGACAGGATGATGCGGACCGCGTCCTTCTGCTTGGCGCGGAAGAACAGCAGGAATTCGACGCCGGTCATGTCCGGCATGCGGTAGTCCGAGATCACCGCGTCGTAGGCCTTGACCTCGGCCGACTGCAGCGCGGCGACCGGGTCGGAGAAGCAGTCGACCGACAGCGGCACCCGCTCGCCGGCTTCATCGGTCAGGCCGTTCAGGCTGCGGCGCACTGCGTTGAGGATGCCCGGTTCGTCGTCCACCACCAGGATGTGGTACATCGCGTCTCCTCCAGCTGCGGCGCCGGCTGCGGGATCGGCCGCGGCGACGCCTGGCGGTTGGGCCGCCCCGGCGGCTAGGCCGCCGGTTCTTCGGTCTTGTAGATGTAGATCGGCAGCGGCTGCCGCGCGCTGCGTTCGAACGAGTGGATCTGCTCGATCAGGCGGTCGTCCAGCGCGTAGTCGCGCGCCAGCAGCAGCATGCCGCCCTGGGTGCTCAGGTCGCGCGCCAGCACCATGCCGACCTTGAGCTCGGCCGACTTGACGGCGACCTCGGCGCGCGGCGGTTCGGCCGGCTTGGCGCCGAGCAGCTTGGCGAAGGCGGCGACCACCTTGGGATCGTAGCGCTTGCCGCTCTGCGCCAGGATCGCGCGGGCAGCGTCGTCGCGGCCGAGCGAGCGCTCCTCCAGCGTGCCGTTCTGCAGCGAGAAGAAATCGTTGGCCAGCGCCAGGATGCGCGAGCCGAGCGGGATCTGCTCGAGCGCCAGGCCGTCCGGATGGCCCTTGCCGTCGTAGCGCTCGCGGTGGTGGCGGATCAGGTGGGCCGGCTTCTGCAGCTGTTCCAGCGCCATCAGCGCGGCCTGGGCGTTGACCGGGTGCTTCTCGAACTCGGCGCGCTCGGCGGCGCTCAGCTGCACGTAGGGCGTCTGGATCAGCTTGTCGGGCAGGCCCAGCTTGCCGATCGCGTGCAAGAGGCCGGCCACCATCACCTCCTGCGCCTCCATTTCGGTCAGGCCCAGCTCGCGCGCGATCTGGCGCGCCAGGTCGGCCACCTGGCGCGAATGGCCGGCGATGGCGCCGCCGCGCATCTCGATCAGCGAGGTGAACACCTTGATCGAGGTGACGAAACCCTTCTTCAGGCTCTCGTGCGCGCTGTTGAGCTGGGCCATGGTGCGCTGCAGCTCGGCGGTGCGCTCGCGCACCTTCTGCTCCAGCCCGCTGTTGAGCTCGACCAGCTCGCGGTTCTGCCGGTGGACCAGCTTCTCCAGCCGCGCCTTCTCGTCGCGCAGCCCCTTCACCATCAGCGCACCCTGCACCACGGTGACGAATTCGTCGTCGTTCCAGGGCTTGAGCAGATAGCGGTAGATCTCGCCGGTGTTGATCGCCTGCATCGTGTCGTTCACGTCGGCGTAGCCGGTCAGGATGATGCGCATCACGTCGGGCCAGCGCTGCCGCACGATGCACAGCAGCTCGGCGCCGGTCTGCTCGGGCATGCGCATGTCGGACACCACCAGGTCGACCGGATTGGCCTCGAGGTAGGCCAGCGCCTCGCGGCCGCTGCCGGCGGTGACCACGTCGAAGTCGCGGCCGCGGAACAGCCGGCGCATGGCGGACAGGATATTGGCCTCGTCGTCGACGAACATGACGACCGGCCGCGTAGCGGCCGGGGGCGTCGTAGCGGCCGGGGGTGCGGCGGCCGCGGACGGGCCGGCCGCCGGCGCAACGGCCGGAGGAGCCGCCGCGCCCTGCGAGCGGGCGCCCGGATCGTCTGCGGGATCGGGTGTCGTCACGTCCATGGTTTCCCCCGGAGCGGCTCGGCCTTGTGCCTGTCGTGGGCGGCGCCGTACCGCCGGTCGCCGCATGCATCCATTCGATACAGGTATAGCGGGTCCGGGCCCGCGGCGCGACCCCGCCGCCGGGCCGCGGCCCGGTATCGGGTCGACCAGGCCGGCGCGCAGGCGTTCCGGCCGGCCGCCGTCGGCCCCATCACGACGGCACCGGCTCGGCCGCCTGGTCGAGCTCGGCCGCCGCGATCGGGATGCGCAGCGTGAAGCAGCTGCCGCGGCCGACCTCGCTGTCGACCGAGATGTCGCCGTGCATGCGCTTCATGATGCCGAAGGCCAGCGACAGGCCCAGGCCGGTGCCGGTGCCGACCGGCTTGGTGGTGAAGAACGGGTCGAAGATGCGCGTCAGGTTCTCGGCCGGGATGCCGCAGCCGTCGTCGCGGATCTCGATGTAGACGTTGTCCGCGTCGCGCCGAGTGCGCACCACGATGCGGCCGAACTTCTCGATCGCGTGGGCGGCGTTCACCAGCAGGTTGAGCACCACCTGGTTGAGTTGCGAGCCGAGCACCTTGATGCGCGGCAGCTCGGCGTAGTCGCGCTCGACCTCGGCCTTGTACTTGATCTCGTTGCGCACGATGTTGAGCGTGCTGTCGATCGACCGGTTGAGGTCGACCGCCACCCATTCGCCCGAATCGACGTGGGAGAAGTCCTTCAGGTCCTGCACGATCTTCTTCACCCGCTCGATGCCCTCGCTCGACTCCTGCAGCAGCACCGGCAGATCCTCGCCGAGGTAGGCCAGGTCGAAGCGCTCGACGATCTCGCGGTGCTGTTCGGCCGTGACCGCGTCGAGCGCGCGGTAGGCGTCGAGCGCGCCGAACAGCTTGGCGGTGTAGTCCTGCAGCGCACCGAGGTTGGAATTGACGAAGCCGATCGGGTTGTTGATCTCGTGCGCCACGCCGGCGGCGAGCTGGCCGATCGAGGCCAGCTTCTCGGCCTGGATCAGCTGGTTCTGCGCCGCCTCGAGCCGCTCGATCAGCCGCGCCTGGTGCTCGGTCTTCTCCTCGAGCTGGCGCTCCATCCGCCGCCGCGCCTCGACCTCCTCGACCAGCTGCTTGTTGGTCTCCTTCAGCGTGAAGGTCTTGGAGCGGATGCGCAGGTCCATCTGCGCCATGTTCTCGAACAGGTAGTTGAGCCGGTCGGCGACGCGGCTGAACTCGTCCTCGCCGTGCACCGGCAGGCGCAGGTCCCAGTCGTGCAGGTCGTTGATCTGGTCCAGCCCCTGGTACAGCTCCTCGATGGCCTGGCGGAACCCGCGCGTGAGCAGCCCGATCAGCCAGGCGCCGAGCAGCGCGGTGCCGAGGCCGACGCCCAGCATCCGCAGCCGCGTCTCGTCGGCCGTCAGCTCGCCCTCGAGGCCGGACTGCGCCAGCAGGGCCGACAGCAGGAGCCCGCACAGGCAGGTGCCGAGCAAGACGTAGAACCGCATCTGCAGCCCCATCCGGCGAGGCAGCCGCCGCGGCGCCGGGTTCTTCGGGCGGGACTGCTCAGCCATGGCGCTCGCGCTCCGCCGCATAGCGCACGAAGGCCTCGGCCACCGTGGCGGTCAGCTCGCCGTCGTCCCACGGCTTGGTCAGGAACTTGTAGATGGCGCCGCGGTTGATCGCCTCGGTCACCGTCTGCAGATCGGTGTAGCCGGACAGGATCATGCGGATGGTGGCCGGGTACATGTCCTTGACCCGGTTGAGGAATTCGGTGCCGCTGAGCTCGGCCATGCGCTGGTCGGCCACGATCACGCCGACCTCGTGGGTGGCCAGCAGCTCGAACGCCTCGGTCGGGCTGGTGGTGGCCAGGATGCGGTAGTCGCCGTTGCGCAGCACGCGCTTGAGCGCCGCCAGCACATTGGGCTCGTCGTCGAGCAGCAAGAGCGTGTTCGGCACCTTGTTGCGCCGCCACGAGGCCAGCGTGGTGCGGTCGGCCAAGAGGCTGGCGCAGGCCTCGGGCACCAGCGGCCGGCTGAAGAAGAAGCCCTGGATCAGGTCGCAGCCGGCATCGGCCAGCAAGGCCAGTTGGCCCTCGGTTTCGACCCCCTCGGCCACCACTTCGAGGCCGAGCTGGTGGGCGATCGCCACCACCGTGCGCGAGATCGCCAGGTCGTCCGGATCGGTGGTGATGTCGCTGACGAAGCTGCGGTCGATCTTGAGCTTGTCGACCGGGAAGCGCTTGAGATAGCTGAGATTGCAATAGCCGGTGCCGAAGTCGTCGATCGACAGGTGCACGCCCATCGCGCGCAACTGCTCCATCACCGCGATGGTGGCGGCCGGCGCATGCATCGAGGTCGATTCGGTCAGCTCCAGCTCCAGCCATTGCGGATCGAGCCCGCTCAGGTCGAGCGCACGGCGCACGCTGTCGATCAGGTCCGGCTGGGCCCATTGCGCCGCGGCCAGGTTGACCGCCACGGTGATGTGGGGCAGCCCGGCGCGCTGCCACGCCGCGGCCTGGCGGCAGGCCGCCAGCAGCACCCGTTCGCCGAGCGCGATGATCAGGCCGCAGGCCTCGGCCATCGGGATGAACTGCAGCGGCGGGATCAGCCCGAGCCGCGGATGGCGCCAGCGCACCAGCGCCTCGATCGCCACGATGCGGCCGTTGGCGAGGCTCGCCTGCGGCTGGTAGTGCAGCTCGAGCTGGCCCTCGTCCTGCAGCGCCTCGTGCAGCTCGGCCTCCAGCAGCAGCCGCTGGTGCGCCTCGTCCGACAGGATGGGCTGGTAGAACTGGGCGCCGCTGCTCTGGTCGAGCACCGCGCGGTGCAGCGCGGCCTCGGCCGCCTGCAGCGAGAAATCCGGGTCCATGCCCGGCTCGTGCAGCGCCACGCCGAGATAGGCCGGCAGGAAGAATTCGCGCTCGTCGAGCCGGTAGGGCTGGCGCAACTGGTCGAGCAGGCGCTGCAGCTGGCTCGGCAGCTCGCGCTCGTCGGCGCCTTCGAGCACCAGCGCGAAGCTGGCGTCGCCGACCCGCGACAGCCAGTCGCCGGCCTGCTGCCAGCCGAGCAGGCGGCGCGACACCTCGCGCAGCAGCTGGTTGCCGGTGGCGACGCCGAGGCTGTCGCGCACCTCGGGCAGCCGCTCGACCCCGATCAGCACCAGCGCATGGCGCTCGTCGGCCACCACGGCCGCGTCCTCGGCCGTGGCCTGGGCCAACCGGTGGCGCAGCAGCTCGCGATTGGGCAGGCCGGTGACGTGGTCGTAGTGGCGCAGGAAATGCGCCTGCTGCTCGGCGACCTCCTGCTCGGTCACGTCGATGCCGGCCAGCACCGCGTACTCGCTGGCCGAACCGAGCCGCGGCAGCCGGCCGGCCGACCACAGCACGCGGCGGCGGCCGCCCAGCGTGGTGCGCCACGGCACCGGGTCGTCGCCCGCCTCGCCCAGCCGGGCGAACTGGCTGCGCAGGCCGTCCATCTCCTCGGCCGCGGCGAACAGGCTCCAGCAGTCGCGGCCGGCGGCCTTGTCCTGGCTCAGGCCGATCGCGCTCTCGGCGGCCGGGTTGAGCCGGGTGATGCGGCCGGCCTGGTCGAGCACCACGATCAGCGCGCCGGTGGTGCCGAGCACCGCGCGCAAGAGCTGGCGCTCGTGCTCCAGCTCGCGCTGGGTGCGGACCTGGTCGCGCAGCGCATCGTGCTCGGCCAGCGCGCGCAGCACCACCGCCGGCAGCCGCGGCAGGCTCTGCTTGAGCACGTAGTCGGTGGCGCCGGTGCGCAGCGTCTCGACCGCCCGCTCCTCGCCGAGCGAGCCGGTGAGGAACACGAACGGCGTCTCCGGCGCCATCTCGCGCCGGATCAGCAGCGCCGAGAAGCCGTCGAACTGCGGCAGCGTGTAATCGGCCAGGATGATGTCGGGCTCGAACTCGGCCAGCGCCGCGCGGTAGCCCGGCTCGTCCGAGACGTGGCGCACCTCGAGCGCCAGCCCGGCGCGCACCAGCACGTCGCAGGCCAGCTCGACGTCGACCAGCACGTCCTCCAGCAGCAGGATCTTGATCAGCGAGCGCTCCATCTCAGGCATCCGGCGGGTGGAATGCGGGCGGCGCGTCCGCGTTCGTCATCGGCAGGGCGAAGTGGAAGGCTGCGCCGGCGTCGCGCTGGCCCTCGGCCCAGACCCGGCCGCCGTGCCGCGCGATCACCCGCGACACGCTGGCGAGGCCGATGCCGTCGCCGGGGAAATCGTCGACCGCGTGCAGGCGCTGGAACACGCCGAACAGCCGGCCGGCGTAGCGCATGTCGAAGCCGATGCCGTTGTCGCGCACGCGGTAGACGCACTCGTGGCCGCTGCACCAGCCGTCGACCATGATGCGCGGCAGCGCGCGGTGGGCGCTGAACTTGATCGCGTTGTCCAGCAGGTGCAGCCAGACCTGCTTGAGCAGGATGCGATCGCACGTCGCCGGCGGCAGCGCGTCGAGCTGAAACTCGCCGTGGAATTTGGGCCCGATGTCGAGCCAGGCGTCGCGCACCAGCTCGCCCATCTCGATCCGGGTCGGCGCCATGCGCTGGCGGGTCAGCCGCGACAGCGCCAGCAGCTTGTCGAACAGCCGGCCGAGCGTGCGGCCGCTCTCGCGCACCACGCCGAGCAGGCGCTTGTCCTCTTCGTCGAGCCGCTCGCCGGCGCGGCGCGCCAGCATGTCGGCGAAGCCGTCGACCGCGCGCAGCGGCGCGCGCAGGTCGTGGGTGACGGTGTAGCTGAGGCTTTCGAGCTCGTGGCCGATCTCGGTGATCTCGCGCTCGAGACCGCGCATGCGGTCGTTCAGCTCGGCCACCGTGCGCTCGGCGCGGCGCTGGCCGGTCAGCTCGCGGCCGCCGAGCACCACGCCGCCGGCCTCGCCCTCGGCGGTCGGCAAGGGGCTGGCACTGATCTCGTAACTGCGCCGGTCGCCCGCCTCGCCGAACTCGACCAGCGCGCTCTGGCTCTCGCCCTCGAGCGCATGCGCCAGCAGGCGCGGCAGCAACGTGTCGCCGAGCGCGTCGGCATAGCCGGCGAGGCCGGACAGCGCGTTCCAGGCACGGTTGGCCACCAGCAGGCGGCAGGCCGAATCGAACACCGCGATCGGATCCGCACTGCCGTTGAGCACGTCGACCAGCATGGCGGCGTTGCCGCGCAGCGATGCGGCGGCGGGAGGCGGGAGCGCCTGCTCGTCGCGGTTCATGCCGCCCTCCCGGAAACAGGCCGGTTCGATGCTGCGGGGTAACCGCCCGCCCCGGGACGAACCAGTCGGCGCTCGGATTTCGCGCCGGACCCATCGGCAATCTCGGCCATGACCTTCCTCTCTCCTGTGGCTGCCGTTCCGCGCATCGCGCCCGGGCTCGGCCGGGCCGGCGCGGAGCGCCGACACGGTCCTTGCCGCCCGGAGGGAACGGTCCCTGTCTTCGGATACGACGCCCTCCATCTGGCGGGAAGGTCGGTCGGCCACCCCGGTCGCCACCGCTTCGCGGCGGCCCGCGCAGCTTGAGCGCGACCGGTCGGCCGGGCGCACCCGCATCGGGCCGCCCAAGTATCCAATCAAGTCGCCGGGAGCGATTTAGTCAAGGCCGATCTCGACCGAGGCGGCCGGCCCGGCTTGCCGGCATCGGCCGCGGCCCTTGCCGGCACGGGCATGCTGGCGGCGCGGCCGTTCGGCCGGCTGTAAGCGCTATCAGGTAACGCCGGCGGCGATACGGCCAGCCCGGCGAACGCCTTCCGACTGCAGCGCGGCGCATCGACGCGGCCGGCGCGATGCACGATGTCGGCATTCAAAGCACCGGCGAGCACTGCGAGGTCCCCGCCGGCGGCGGGGTGGAGAGATGGGAGTCGATCAGGAAGCGCCGCAGCCTCGGGTCTCGCAAATGGCGAGCGCCCGGGGTTCCCCGGGCGCCCGACTCGATCTCGACGCCGCCAGCGGGCGTCCATCGCGACCAGGCGCTACCCGCCCGTCTGCGACATGAAGCGCACGATCTTGTCCGGCCGTTCGCGGAATTCATGGCGCTCGGGCTTGAGCTCGATCGCCCGGCGGATGGCGGCCTCGAGTTCGGCGTCGTCGGCGCCGCCGCGCAGCAGCGGGCGGAATTCGAATTTCTCTTCCTGGCCCAGGCACAGGTAGAGCGTGCCGTCGACCGCCAGCCGCACGCGGTTGCAGCTGGCGCAGAAGTGCTGCGAGATCGGCGTGATGAAGCCGACGCAGCCCGAGCCGTCGCGGCGCTGCCAGTAGCGCGCCGGGCCGCCGCCGAGCTCGAGCGCGGCCGGCACCAGGTCGAAGCGCCGCGCCAGCCGTTCGCGCAGCGGGCCGAGCTCGAGCTGGCCGCTGGCGCGGCCGGTGGCGCCGACCGGCATGGTCTCGATCAGCCGCAGGATGAAGCCGCGGTCGAGGCAGAAGGCCGCCATGTCCTCGACCTCGTCGTCGTTGACGCCGCCCTGCACCACCATGTTGATCTTGATCGGATCGAAGCCGGCCGCCTCGGCGGCGGCGATGCCGGCCAGCACGCGCGCATGGCTGTCGCGGCCGGCGATGGCGGCATGGCGCTCGGCGCGCAGGGTATCGAGGCTGATGTTGAGGCGCCGCACGCCGGCCGCGCGCAAGGCGGCGGCGTGGCGGTCGAGCTGGGTGGCGTTGGTCGACAGCGACAGGTCGTCGACGCCGGACAAGGCGGCCAGCCGGCCGGCCAGGACGGGCAGGTCGCGCCGCAGCAGCGGCTCGCCGCCGGTCAGCCGCACGCGGCCGACGCCGAGGCGGGCGAAGGCGCCGACCAGCCGCTCGATCTCGTCGAAGGTCAGCCAGTCGGCCGGCTCCTCGAAACCGCTGAAGCCCTTGGGCATGCAGTAGCTGCAGCGCAGGTCGCAGCGGTCGGTGACCGACAGCCGCAGGTAGCGCAGCGTGCGTCCGTAGCGGTCCTGTAATGGCATCGCGACCTCTCTCGAAAGCGTGAAACGTGATTCGCCGCTGCGCGGCCTCGGTGAAACATGGCGCGGCGAACCACCGTGTAGGAGCGGCTTTAGCCGCGAATGGTGGTACGCCGGCCATTCGCGGCTAAAGCCGCTCCTACATCGGATACCGACCTACGGCGGCCTGGACTGCCCGCGGATCGGGTAGGTCGGGCTTTACGCCAGACCTACCCGATCCGCACGGCTTCGGTGAAACGTGCTGAAACGTGGTGCGGCGCCGCCGCACCTGAAACCGGCCGCCGCGCAGCGGCTGCCCCACGTTTCACACTTCACCTTTCACGTTTCACCCGCCCGACCAATACGC is a genomic window of Chitinimonas koreensis containing:
- a CDS encoding response regulator: MYHILVVDDEPGILNAVRRSLNGLTDEAGERVPLSVDCFSDPVAALQSAEVKAYDAVISDYRMPDMTGVEFLLFFRAKQKDAVRIILSGFADMEGMIGAINEAQIFRFVAKPWHEGELRHALLQGLETRRLLMENRRLADLVRAQQAKVSHHEALLARLEAESPGITQVRWGPNGEVLLDD
- a CDS encoding HD domain-containing phosphohydrolase; this translates as MFVDDEANILSAMRRLFRGRDFDVVTAGSGREALAYLEANPVDLVVSDMRMPEQTGAELLCIVRQRWPDVMRIILTGYADVNDTMQAINTGEIYRYLLKPWNDDEFVTVVQGALMVKGLRDEKARLEKLVHRQNRELVELNSGLEQKVRERTAELQRTMAQLNSAHESLKKGFVTSIKVFTSLIEMRGGAIAGHSRQVADLARQIARELGLTEMEAQEVMVAGLLHAIGKLGLPDKLIQTPYVQLSAAERAEFEKHPVNAQAALMALEQLQKPAHLIRHHRERYDGKGHPDGLALEQIPLGSRILALANDFFSLQNGTLEERSLGRDDAARAILAQSGKRYDPKVVAAFAKLLGAKPAEPPRAEVAVKSAELKVGMVLARDLSTQGGMLLLARDYALDDRLIEQIHSFERSARQPLPIYIYKTEEPAA
- a CDS encoding ATP-binding protein; translated protein: MAEQSRPKNPAPRRLPRRMGLQMRFYVLLGTCLCGLLLSALLAQSGLEGELTADETRLRMLGVGLGTALLGAWLIGLLTRGFRQAIEELYQGLDQINDLHDWDLRLPVHGEDEFSRVADRLNYLFENMAQMDLRIRSKTFTLKETNKQLVEEVEARRRMERQLEEKTEHQARLIERLEAAQNQLIQAEKLASIGQLAAGVAHEINNPIGFVNSNLGALQDYTAKLFGALDAYRALDAVTAEQHREIVERFDLAYLGEDLPVLLQESSEGIERVKKIVQDLKDFSHVDSGEWVAVDLNRSIDSTLNIVRNEIKYKAEVERDYAELPRIKVLGSQLNQVVLNLLVNAAHAIEKFGRIVVRTRRDADNVYIEIRDDGCGIPAENLTRIFDPFFTTKPVGTGTGLGLSLAFGIMKRMHGDISVDSEVGRGSCFTLRIPIAAAELDQAAEPVPS
- a CDS encoding EAL domain-containing protein, which gives rise to MERSLIKILLLEDVLVDVELACDVLVRAGLALEVRHVSDEPGYRAALAEFEPDIILADYTLPQFDGFSALLIRREMAPETPFVFLTGSLGEERAVETLRTGATDYVLKQSLPRLPAVVLRALAEHDALRDQVRTQRELEHERQLLRAVLGTTGALIVVLDQAGRITRLNPAAESAIGLSQDKAAGRDCWSLFAAAEEMDGLRSQFARLGEAGDDPVPWRTTLGGRRRVLWSAGRLPRLGSASEYAVLAGIDVTEQEVAEQQAHFLRHYDHVTGLPNRELLRHRLAQATAEDAAVVADERHALVLIGVERLPEVRDSLGVATGNQLLREVSRRLLGWQQAGDWLSRVGDASFALVLEGADERELPSQLQRLLDQLRQPYRLDEREFFLPAYLGVALHEPGMDPDFSLQAAEAALHRAVLDQSSGAQFYQPILSDEAHQRLLLEAELHEALQDEGQLELHYQPQASLANGRIVAIEALVRWRHPRLGLIPPLQFIPMAEACGLIIALGERVLLAACRQAAAWQRAGLPHITVAVNLAAAQWAQPDLIDSVRRALDLSGLDPQWLELELTESTSMHAPAATIAVMEQLRAMGVHLSIDDFGTGYCNLSYLKRFPVDKLKIDRSFVSDITTDPDDLAISRTVVAIAHQLGLEVVAEGVETEGQLALLADAGCDLIQGFFFSRPLVPEACASLLADRTTLASWRRNKVPNTLLLLDDEPNVLAALKRVLRNGDYRILATTSPTEAFELLATHEVGVIVADQRMAELSGTEFLNRVKDMYPATIRMILSGYTDLQTVTEAINRGAIYKFLTKPWDDGELTATVAEAFVRYAAERERHG
- a CDS encoding sensor histidine kinase gives rise to the protein MNRDEQALPPPAAASLRGNAAMLVDVLNGSADPIAVFDSACRLLVANRAWNALSGLAGYADALGDTLLPRLLAHALEGESQSALVEFGEAGDRRSYEISASPLPTAEGEAGGVVLGGRELTGQRRAERTVAELNDRMRGLEREITEIGHELESLSYTVTHDLRAPLRAVDGFADMLARRAGERLDEEDKRLLGVVRESGRTLGRLFDKLLALSRLTRQRMAPTRIEMGELVRDAWLDIGPKFHGEFQLDALPPATCDRILLKQVWLHLLDNAIKFSAHRALPRIMVDGWCSGHECVYRVRDNGIGFDMRYAGRLFGVFQRLHAVDDFPGDGIGLASVSRVIARHGGRVWAEGQRDAGAAFHFALPMTNADAPPAFHPPDA
- the moaA gene encoding GTP 3',8-cyclase MoaA codes for the protein MPLQDRYGRTLRYLRLSVTDRCDLRCSYCMPKGFSGFEEPADWLTFDEIERLVGAFARLGVGRVRLTGGEPLLRRDLPVLAGRLAALSGVDDLSLSTNATQLDRHAAALRAAGVRRLNISLDTLRAERHAAIAGRDSHARVLAGIAAAEAAGFDPIKINMVVQGGVNDDEVEDMAAFCLDRGFILRLIETMPVGATGRASGQLELGPLRERLARRFDLVPAALELGGGPARYWQRRDGSGCVGFITPISQHFCASCNRVRLAVDGTLYLCLGQEEKFEFRPLLRGGADDAELEAAIRRAIELKPERHEFRERPDKIVRFMSQTGG